A window of the Canis lupus baileyi chromosome 1, mCanLup2.hap1, whole genome shotgun sequence genome harbors these coding sequences:
- the LOC140635129 gene encoding adenosine kinase isoform X2: MAAADEEPKPKKLKVEAPRALSENILFGMGNPLLDITAVVDKDFLDKYSLKPNDQILAEDKHKELFDELVKKFKVEYHAGGSTQNSIKVAQWMIQQPYKAATFFGCLGTDTFGEILKKKAAEAHVDAHYYEQNEQTTGTCAVCITGSNRSLVANLAAANCYKKEKHLDMDKNWTLVEKARVYYIAGFFLTVSPESVLKVANHASENNRIFTLNLSAPFISQFYKESLMKVMPYIDILFGNETEAATFAREQGFEKVKSPLLLSWIKTRKKLLIPTEQEMHLLEVFCLNWSLTSP; the protein is encoded by the exons ATGGCTGCGGCCGACGAGGAGCCGAAGCCCAAAAAGCTGAAGGTAGAGGCGCCCCGAGCGCTGAGTGAAAATATTCTCTTTGGAATGGGAAATCCTCTTCTTGACATCACTGCTGTAGTGGATAAGGATTTCCTTGATAAGTATTCTCTTAAACCAAATGACCAAATCTTGGCTGAAGACAAACACAAGGAATTGTTTGATGAACTtgtaaaaaaattcaaagtcGAATATCATGCTGGTGGCTCTACCCAGAATTCAATTAAAGTGGCACAGTGGATGATTCAGCAGCCATACAAAGCAGCAACATTTTTTGGATGCCTTGGGACAGATACATTTGGAGAGATCTTGAAGAAAAAAGCTGCTGAAGCCCACGTGGATGCTCATTACTATGAGCAAAACGAGCAAACAACGGGAACTTGTGCTGTGTGCATCACTGGTAGCAACAGGTCACTTGTAGCCAATCTCGCTGCTGCCAAttgttataaaaaggaaaaacatcttGATATGGATAAAAACTGGACACTGGTAGAAAAAGCAAGAGTTTATTATATAGCAGGCTTTTTTCTTACAGTTTCCCCAGAATCGGTATTAAAAGTGGCTAACCATGCTTctgaaaacaacagaattttcACTTTGAATTTGTCTGCACCATTTATTAGTCAGTTCTACAAGGAATCATTGATGAAAGTTATGCCTTATATTGACATACTTTTTGGAAATGAGACGGAAGCTGCCACTTTTGCTAGAGAGCAAGGCTTTG AGAAAGTGAAGTCACCGCTTTTGCTGTCTTGGATCAAGACCAGAAAGAAATTGTTGATACCAACGGAGCAGGAGATGCATTTGTTGGAGGTTTTCTGTCTCAACTGGTCTCTGACAAGCCCCTGA
- the LOC140635129 gene encoding adenosine kinase isoform X1 produces MAAADEEPKPKKLKVEAPRALSENILFGMGNPLLDITAVVDKDFLDKYSLKPNDQILAEDKHKELFDELVKKFKVEYHAGGSTQNSIKVAQWMIQQPYKAATFFGCLGTDTFGEILKKKAAEAHVDAHYYEQNEQTTGTCAVCITGSNRSLVANLAAANCYKKEKHLDMDKNWTLVEKARVYYIAGFFLTVSPESVLKVANHASENNRIFTLNLSAPFISQFYKESLMKVMPYIDILFGNETEAATFAREQGFETEDIKEIARKTQALPKVNQKRQRIVIFTQGREDTIMATESEVTAFAVLDQDQKEIVDTNGAGDAFVGGFLSQLVSDKPLTECIRAGHYAASVIIRRTGCTFPEKPDFH; encoded by the coding sequence ATGGCTGCGGCCGACGAGGAGCCGAAGCCCAAAAAGCTGAAGGTAGAGGCGCCCCGAGCGCTGAGTGAAAATATTCTCTTTGGAATGGGAAATCCTCTTCTTGACATCACTGCTGTAGTGGATAAGGATTTCCTTGATAAGTATTCTCTTAAACCAAATGACCAAATCTTGGCTGAAGACAAACACAAGGAATTGTTTGATGAACTtgtaaaaaaattcaaagtcGAATATCATGCTGGTGGCTCTACCCAGAATTCAATTAAAGTGGCACAGTGGATGATTCAGCAGCCATACAAAGCAGCAACATTTTTTGGATGCCTTGGGACAGATACATTTGGAGAGATCTTGAAGAAAAAAGCTGCTGAAGCCCACGTGGATGCTCATTACTATGAGCAAAACGAGCAAACAACGGGAACTTGTGCTGTGTGCATCACTGGTAGCAACAGGTCACTTGTAGCCAATCTCGCTGCTGCCAAttgttataaaaaggaaaaacatcttGATATGGATAAAAACTGGACACTGGTAGAAAAAGCAAGAGTTTATTATATAGCAGGCTTTTTTCTTACAGTTTCCCCAGAATCGGTATTAAAAGTGGCTAACCATGCTTctgaaaacaacagaattttcACTTTGAATTTGTCTGCACCATTTATTAGTCAGTTCTACAAGGAATCATTGATGAAAGTTATGCCTTATATTGACATACTTTTTGGAAATGAGACGGAAGCTGCCACTTTTGCTAGAGAGCAAGGCTTTGAGACTGAAGACATTAAAGAGATAGCCAGAAAGACACAAGCTCTGCCAAAGGTGAACCAGAAGAGGCAACGAATCGTGATTTTCACCCAAGGGAGAGAAGATACTATAATGGCTACAGAAAGTGAAGTCACCGCTTTTGCTGTCTTGGATCAAGACCAGAAAGAAATTGTTGATACCAACGGAGCAGGAGATGCATTTGTTGGAGGTTTTCTGTCTCAACTGGTCTCTGACAAGCCCCTGACTGAATGCATCCGTGCTGGTCACTATGCAGCAAGCGTCATAATTAGGCGGACTGGCTGTACTTTTCCTGAGAAGCCAGACTTCCACTGA
- the GTF2H5 gene encoding general transcription factor IIH subunit 5 isoform X1: protein MWCRLSPRAGKWGAGEAEGSGGKWGGEEETRGPPAGAGVQGGIPHRLGALPAEAAGRPAVLRASPYWRPGLGPGVEVQGPFKGQLHLLDWGKDGQRLERSADRM from the exons ATGTGGTGTCGGCTCTCCCCGCGAGCGGGGAAGTGGGGTGCGGGGGAAGCCGAGGGCTCCGGAggaaagtggggaggggaggaggagacccGGGGGCCTCCTGCGGGTGCTGGGGTGCAGGGCGGCATCCCGCACCGTCTCGGGGCCCTTCCTGCGGAGGCCGCGGGCCGTCCCGCAGTGCTTCGCGCATCTCCTTACTGGAGGCCCGGGCTCGGGCCGGGTGTGGAAGTTCAAGGG CCGTTTAAAGGTCAGCTGCACCTTCTAGACTGGGGAAAAGATGGTCAACGTCTTGAAAGGAGTGCTGATAGAATG TGA
- the GTF2H5 gene encoding general transcription factor IIH subunit 5 isoform X2, whose translation MVNVLKGVLIECDPAMKQFLLYLDESNALGKKFIIQDIDDTHVFVIAELVNVLQERVGELMDQNAFSLTQK comes from the exons ATGGTCAACGTCTTGAAAGGAGTGCTGATAGAATG TGACCCTGCCATGAAGCAGTTTCTGCTGTACTTGGATGAATCAAATGCCTTAGGGAAGAAGTTCATCATTCAAGACATTGATGACACTCATGTCTTTGTTATAGCAGAGTTGGTTAATGTCCTCCAGGAGCGAGTAGGTGAATTAATGGAccaaaatgctttttctcttacCCAGAAGTGA